TGTCCTGTTTGAGGAGGATGAGATTCTAGTGCTTGAGTTTACTGATATTCTTCCCCATGGAGTCGGAGTACTGGAGCTGGGCTTCAATGGAGTACTTAATGACAAAATGAAGGGATTCTACAGAAGGTCAAAACCATAgctgtttcctttttttttattcttttttcttacaaGTATAAATGTACATTGCTTGAGATTAGTTGTAGACCAATCTTGTATCTTCTTGCTGGCAGTACCTATGAACATAACggtgagaagaagaatatggCAGTTACCCAGTTTGAACCAGCTGATGCTAGGAGATGTTTTCCATGCTGGGATGAACCTGCTTGCAAGGTTTCCACTTGTTCCCTCCTCTTTTTTATCagcatgagttttttttttcttcgtctaTATCTCTATCCATATTGACACATTTTGTGAAACAGGCTACCTTCAAGATTACATTAGAGGTACCAGCTGATTTGGTGGCTCTCTCCAATATGCCCGTCATGGAGGAGAAACTTAATGGCATTGTGAAGATTGTCTCCTATCAAGAGTCACCTATTATGTCTACATATTTGGTAgcaattgttgttggtttgtttgACTACGTTGAAGATCATACATCCGATGGTAAATTCATTTTTATCCATCATTATCTTGCGTCTAGTCATTTCTAGAAGCTCTAAATCAAGTGTCTTCTTTTTGCTCAGGGGTTAAAGTCAGAGTGTACTGTCAAGTGGGCAAAGCCGACCAAGGGAGATTTGCACTGCATGTTGGTGCCAAGACATTAGATCTGTTCAAAGAGTATGTCCTCGTCGACATTTGAAACATTCTGTGCATGCATTATTCTGGACTTCTCTTGCTGCTTGTATGTATCATACTCGTTGCATAATTCCAATGATTCATGTAGATACTTTGCTGTGCCATATCCCCTTCCCAAAATGGATATGATTGCAATACCAGATTTTGCTGCTGGAGCTATGGAGAATTATGGTTTAGTTACTTACCGTGAAACAGCTCTTCTCTATGATGAGCAACATTCAGCAGCTTCTAACAAACAGAGGGTACTgcaaactttttcttttttttttaagagcaAATTGTTTTGTGTGCTTTTGTGCAATCATCTAAAGCTGTTAAGTTTCTGCTGCTAGGTTGCCACTGTAGTTGCTCATGAACTGGCTCACCAGTGGTTTGGCAATCTTGTCACTATGGAGTGGTGGACTCATCTATGGCTGAATGAGGGTTTTGCTACTTGGGTAAATTGCAAACTTAGATCTTTGTATCAACAATGATTTTGAGTTCTGTTGTGAatgtgttgttacttgttatcTGTTTCAGGTCAGCTACTTGGCTACTGATAGTTTGTTCCCTGAATGGAAAATCTGGACCCAGTTTCTAGATGAATCTACTGAGGGTCTAAGGCTTGATGGACTTGAGGAGTCTCACCCGATAGAGGTAACCCAAATAAGTATCTATGTTATTAAGTGGGCACAATTCTGAAAAATGCTGTCAATATATCATCTGTCATGAAAGCTTAGTGTCTTCTTTCCTTATATTCACTGTCAATCCCTGAGATACCATATTACCTATTTATCTTAAGTCCCAAAAATTTCTCAGGTGGAAGTTAATCATGCTGCTGAAATTGACGAAATATTTGATGCAATAAGCTACAGAAAGGGTGCATCTGTCATCCGCATGCTACAAAGCTATCTTGGTGCTGAAGTTTTTCAGGTTCTGCTCATACTCATTTCCTTCTGTTACAAAATAATTGCAGCTTTTATCTTCTTATCTGGCTTCTATTTTCAATTTCCCTAATGTCTCCAAAACTTCTTACCCTACTTGTATCGCTTTGTTGAGCAGAAGTCGCTTGCTGCATACATTAAAAATCATGCTTACTCAAACGCGAAGACAGAAGACTTATGGTCTGCTTTGGAAGCGGGATCAGGAGAACCTGTGAACAAGCTTATGCATTCTTGGACAAAGCAAATGGGATATCCTGTTGTCTCAGCCAAAATTAAAGATGGAAAATTGGAACTTGAGCAGGTTCTTAGACTTATTTCCCTTGCTGGATATCCTACTTATATCCCCTTTTAGATGCCACTAAGGTTGAACCTTCATTATGATATCTTATGCATGATCCACTaactaaattcatttttaatattacaGTCGCGTTTCTTGTCAAGCGGTTCTCCTGGCGAAGGACAATGGATTGTGCCAGTAACCTTGTGTTGTGGTTCATATGACGTGCGCAAAAACTTCTTATTAGAATCCAAATCTGAAGCGTATGATCTAAAGGAATTATTGGGCTGTTCCATTGCCGATGGTAGCGGCAAAAACAATGGGGCATGCTCTTGGATAAAAATTAATGTCGATCAGGCTGGATTCTATAAGGTGAAATATGATGACAGCCTTGCGGCTGGACTCAGAAATGCAACAGAGAGCAAAAGCTTGACTTCAATTGATAGATATGGTAATTTAACCTTgcagaatttttgttttttctggttGACGTAATGAAATTTCTTTGGAGATGAATATCCTACTTTCTCTTTTACAGGTATTTTGGATGATTCTTTTGCACTTTCAATGGCTCGTCAGCAATCTCTAGCCTCTTTACTTACTTTGATCAGTGCTTACAAGGAGGAACTTGAGTATACCGTGCTGTCAAACCTTATTGCTGTAAGGATCTGCATTTTTTGTCTATTAATTTCCCTCGGTCGATAATTATGCGTTCGCTTCTGGTTCTTACTCTTCATCCGTACAGATAAGCTACAAAGTTGTGAAGATTGGAGCAGATGCAAATCAGGAACTGATGTCTGGGATCAAACATTTCTTCATCGGCGTTTTCCAGTTTGCTGCTGGGTAAGCTGTTTTACCCATCTACGGAAATTACACTTATCATTATGTTCTCTGTACCAAACGGTAGGTAAAAAAAGAGTCAATGTCTTTACAATATTCATTGTTCGTACAGGAAACTTGGTTGGGACCCTAAACAAGGCGAGAGCCATCTAGATGCTATGCTGAGAGGGGAAGTCTTAACTGCACTTGCTGCGTTTGGGCATGATGAGACACTAAAGGAAGCAGTTCGGAGATTTGATGCATATTTGGCTGATAGGAACACTTCGCTTCTGCCTCCTGACATTAGAAGGGTTTGTTTCGTATTATAGAAACCAATGATGGTTTGAAATCAgaacattttaattaaattctgtATGGGCTTTCCACTTGCAGGCTGCTTATGTTGCTGTAATGCAGAGAGCCAATAAGTCAGACAAATCTGGTTATGAGTCTCTTCTGAGAGTTTATAGGGAAACAGACCTTAGCCAAGAGAAAACGCGAATCTTAGGTAACTTGACTGTAAACTTTCGTCTGATACATTagattaaataaatagaaatttgagTTTCAACTACTAATGTTTACTTTATGGGTTTGCAGGTTCTTTAGCATCTTGTCCAGACCCCGTTATAGTTCAAGATGTTCTTAACTTCGTATTGTCTGATGAGGTATATATGGATTTCTTGCAACTTTATAAAGTAGTGAATAATCATATCGTTAGGCTTGACATAGTTGATGTGATATATTGGGGTTCTTATTCATCCAGGTCCGTAATCAAGATGCAGTTTATGGACTTTCCGGTGTAAGTTGGGAAGGACGTGAAGTAGCTTGGAAATGGCTACGGGAGAAGTGGGAGTATATAGAAAACACATGGGGATCCGGATTTCTCTTAACACGTTTCATAAGTGCAGTTGTATCGCCGGTTTGTTCCTCCTCCCCTTTATGcatatccataaaaaaaaaactattaatcaTCTTTGCTAGCCTTAATTCATTTCTGTTTATGTTGATTGTCTCAGTTTGCGTCGTTTGAGAAAGCCAAAGAAGTGGAAGAGTTTTTTGCAACAAGAACAAAGCCGTCGATGGCAAGAACCTTGAAGCAGAGTATGGAAAGGGTACATATTAACACCAATTGGGTGGAGAGTATCAAGAAGGAAGATAATCTCACACAGCTCGTTGCTCAGCTCTCTTCAAACTAAAAGTTTTAACTCACCTATCTCAAGAATTAGCTAAACTAAACCATCTGTGACTACGATGCTCATGTTTATTTCTATATGCgacccttttgtttttttcttcttctcagcaaCGAATCTGAAAAGCACTTTTTAAACTTTTGATTTGCCATCAATAAAGTTTGCCTTTCAAGGTTCGTTCCGACTCGAGGACTACCGTGGGATTTTTTCACTCTGTATCAATAAAGGTATAAAACATAACTGTAGTTAGTTAAAAAGCTATCCGTGGTAAACGTAAATTGCAAACGTTATGTAACATTAATTTACTTTGTAAATACAATTTGGTGAACAAACACGTAATTTATTTAggaaaaagttatttttttttaacgaccTTAAACCATATCAACCAAGAGACGAGAATAGAAGGAAATGAGGATACATTGGATGTCTTGATGAAAGAAGAtaaa
The sequence above is a segment of the Camelina sativa cultivar DH55 chromosome 10, Cs, whole genome shotgun sequence genome. Coding sequences within it:
- the LOC104716854 gene encoding aminopeptidase M1-like, which produces MDQFKGQPRLPKFAVPKRYDLRLNPDPIACTFAGTVAIDLDIVADTRFIVLNAADLSVNDASVSFTPPTSSKALAAPKVVLFEEDEILVLEFTDILPHGVGVLELGFNGVLNDKMKGFYRSTYEHNGEKKNMAVTQFEPADARRCFPCWDEPACKATFKITLEVPADLVALSNMPVMEEKLNGIVKIVSYQESPIMSTYLVAIVVGLFDYVEDHTSDGVKVRVYCQVGKADQGRFALHVGAKTLDLFKEYFAVPYPLPKMDMIAIPDFAAGAMENYGLVTYRETALLYDEQHSAASNKQRVATVVAHELAHQWFGNLVTMEWWTHLWLNEGFATWVSYLATDSLFPEWKIWTQFLDESTEGLRLDGLEESHPIEVEVNHAAEIDEIFDAISYRKGASVIRMLQSYLGAEVFQKSLAAYIKNHAYSNAKTEDLWSALEAGSGEPVNKLMHSWTKQMGYPVVSAKIKDGKLELEQSRFLSSGSPGEGQWIVPVTLCCGSYDVRKNFLLESKSEAYDLKELLGCSIADGSGKNNGACSWIKINVDQAGFYKVKYDDSLAAGLRNATESKSLTSIDRYGILDDSFALSMARQQSLASLLTLISAYKEELEYTVLSNLIAISYKVVKIGADANQELMSGIKHFFIGVFQFAAGKLGWDPKQGESHLDAMLRGEVLTALAAFGHDETLKEAVRRFDAYLADRNTSLLPPDIRRAAYVAVMQRANKSDKSGYESLLRVYRETDLSQEKTRILGSLASCPDPVIVQDVLNFVLSDEVRNQDAVYGLSGVSWEGREVAWKWLREKWEYIENTWGSGFLLTRFISAVVSPFASFEKAKEVEEFFATRTKPSMARTLKQSMERVHINTNWVESIKKEDNLTQLVAQLSSN